The sequence AGCCCGAGGAGGAGCGGGGCCTTGTCCATCGTGAACCACGACAGCGGCTCCCGCAGATTGTGGGCGAAGGCGAAGATCACGGACGAGATCAGGGTGGCGCGGGCCACTCTCCACCGACTGTTCCCGTACAGGAGATAGTTGAAGAGGAGACCGCGGAAGATGAGCTCCTCCGCCGCGGCCACCACGATCGTCCCCACCCAGCTCGGATCGGAGATGGTGACACGATTCCAGCTCAGAGACTGCCACACGGCGGGCGAGTAGATCGGCGTCCCGAGCAGGATCAGCACCACGTTCTCCACCGCGGCGGCGGCCAGGAAAGTTGCCGTCAGGGTGACCGCGAACCCGGACAGGATCCCCTTCCAGCGAATGCTCGTCCACACCACGGTGTCCCAGGGAGAGGATTTCCACACATACCGGATGAGGGCCGCCGATGCGACAAGCCCGAATGTGTAGACGACGACGTAATCGACCGTCGCGCGGATGCCTACGGGCAGGTTCACGATCGCGGAGCCGGTACGTTCGCCCCAGACGGCCAGGAAGAAGATGGCCCCGAACAAGACCAGCCAGAAGATGCGGGCCTGCTTGCAGTCCGCGGGATCCAGGTGAACGAATGCCGAAGCGCCGACCTGCGCCCGTCCCGCCTCCATCACGCGCTCTTCCTGGAGAAGCTCCACTTCCTTCCCCTTGGGAATGCGCTGAAGGCATCGTCCGCACACCGGAAGACTTATATCGTTCTCCTCCACATGGTCCGCGATGAGCCCTCAAGGAAGGTAGGCCACGCGTCGGAACTTGTCAAGCTTATCAGGCAATAAGCTCGCGCCGGTGGAGTCCGTTCTCCTCGGGCTCGCCACTGGCGTTACGCGATCTGATCATCCGGCACCCGTGAGAGCCGAGGGAGCCCGCGACGAGGGCTGCAGTAGAATGCCAGGATGCATCGGTACCGCGCCGTGCTCGTCGGCTGCGGGGGACGCGGACAGAGCCATGCCCTGGGCCTCCTCGCCAATCCGGATCGGTTCGACCTCGTGGCCCTCTGCGATCGAGACGTCGAGCGCCTCGGCGCCCTCGCGGCCAAGCTCGGCATCGCCCGCGGCTACTCCGACGCGGAGGCCATGCTCGCCACCGAGCGCCCCGACCTGCTCTGTTTCGCCACTCCGCCCGCCGTGCGGCTCGAGCTCGTCGAGCTTGGTATCCGGCACGGGGTCCGCGCCATCGCCTTTGAGAAGCCGCTTGCCCTCTCCCTCGCCGAAGCCCGATCCATTGTCGCCCTCTGCGCGGACGGCGTGAAGGCCGTGGTCTGCCACCAGCTCAAGCACGCGGCCCACTGGCGGCGGGTCAAGCAGATCGTGGACGGCGGCGACATCGGAGCCATCCGT is a genomic window of Candidatus Methylomirabilota bacterium containing:
- a CDS encoding CPBP family intramembrane glutamic endopeptidase, with amino-acid sequence MCGRCLQRIPKGKEVELLQEERVMEAGRAQVGASAFVHLDPADCKQARIFWLVLFGAIFFLAVWGERTGSAIVNLPVGIRATVDYVVVYTFGLVASAALIRYVWKSSPWDTVVWTSIRWKGILSGFAVTLTATFLAAAAVENVVLILLGTPIYSPAVWQSLSWNRVTISDPSWVGTIVVAAAEELIFRGLLFNYLLYGNSRWRVARATLISSVIFAFAHNLREPLSWFTMDKAPLLLGLTLLGVLLATAYINTGSLACAAGIHTGLGWIGLLNGRTHLDGLLRGSWLMGAAKDLRTAPVVWALFIALMIGCRLAGRRLRRLTE